One segment of Primulina tabacum isolate GXHZ01 chromosome 14, ASM2559414v2, whole genome shotgun sequence DNA contains the following:
- the LOC142523906 gene encoding uncharacterized protein LOC142523906: protein MPLQVSPPKHHRILPKPRAIRSFFHLTLELPVAIAVCISSIPSSSFFLLPWLLSFPHFREQRRQNAPLVTLFASSFLQLFGVVFAALLLYFYRSVGFLRLFGLLSSPPVLCACVSELLLLRLPWFSSPPPCRERRPTKRFVRCVVGVPPLLSVSQFCICCVPSLFFPLGSTISACTCCSCTAYIAKKCVTLRLANHTGSNQQLATRVQLCFWKT, encoded by the exons ATGCCCCTACAGGTGTCTCCTCCAAAACATCATCGCATATTGCCAAAACCACGTGCGATACGCTCTTTTTTCCACCTCACCCTTGAGCTTCCGGTTGCAATAGCTGTCTGCATCTCTTCAATTCCCTCCTCCTCCTTTTTCCTCTTGCCTTGGCTTTTGTCTTTCCCCCATTTCAGAGAGCAGCGTCGACAAAACGCCCCGCTTGTCACGTTGTTTGCGTCCTCTTTTCTCCAGCTCTTCGGTGTCGTCTTTGCTGCGCTTCTTCTCTACTTCTACAGATCGGTAGGCTTCTTACGTCTCTTTGGTCTGCTCTCTTCTCCTCCTGTCTTGTGCGCCTGTGTTTCAGAGCTGCTTCTTCTTCG CTTGCCTTGGTTTTCGTCTCCTCCGCCTTGCCGCGAGAGGCGCCCAACAAAAAGATTCGTTCGGTGCGTTGTCGGTGTCCCGCCTCTTCTTTCGGTTTCTCAATTCTGCATCTGCTGCGTGCCTTCCCTCTTCTTCCCGTTG GGCTCCACTATATCAGCATGTACGTGTTGCAGCTGCACCGCATATATTGCTAAAAAATGTGTAACGCTTCGGCTCGCTAACCATACAG GTTCGAATCAACAGTTAGCTACAAGGGTTCAACTATGCTTTTGGAAAACATAA